A genomic window from Populus alba chromosome 19, ASM523922v2, whole genome shotgun sequence includes:
- the LOC118038501 gene encoding LOW QUALITY PROTEIN: uncharacterized protein (The sequence of the model RefSeq protein was modified relative to this genomic sequence to represent the inferred CDS: deleted 2 bases in 2 codons), producing the protein MLQSSELHLFQTFNGLQHIAKTHQFKAWFLDQFGVLHDGKQPYPGAISTLQKLATTGAKMVIISNSSRRASTTMEKMKSLGFDTSLFLGAITSGELTHQYLQRRDDDWFAALGKSCIHMTWKGRGAISLEGLGLQVVDKVEEAEFVLAHGTEALGLSSGASCPMTLEELEKVLERCAAKQIPMVVANPDFVTVEARDLRVMPGTLAAKYEKLGGEVKWMGKPDKIIYKSAMELAGVDAFDSIAVGDSLHHDIKGANAVGIRSAFITGGIHATELGVNSFGEEATLSSVQALASKYDAYPSFVLPSFTW; encoded by the exons ATGCTACAGTCCTCTGAACTACATCTTTTCCAGACCTTTAATGGCCTCCAACACATTGCTAAAACCCATCAGTTCAAG GCATGGTTTTTAGATCAATTTGGAGTACTTCATGATGGAAAACAACCTTATCCTGGTGCAATTTCAACAT TGCAAAAGCTAGCTACTACCGGTGCTAAAATGGTGATTATAAGT AATTCTTCGCGGCGTGCATCTACAACAATGGAGAAAATGAAGAGTCTTGGATTTGATACTTCTTTATTTCTCGGAGCCATTACCAGTGGAGAATTAACACATCAATATTTGCAGAG GAGAGATGATGATTGGTTTGCAGCATTAGGAAAATCTTGCATTCACATGACTTGGAAGGGCAGAGGTGCCATATCTCTTGAG GGCTTAGGCTTACAAGTTGTTGACAAGGTTGAAGAAGCTGAGTTTGTTTTGGCTCATGGCACTGAAGCATTGGGGCTGTCTTCTGGTGCTTCTTGCCCAATGACTCTTGAGGAGCTTGAGAAAGTATTGGAGCGCTGTGCTGCTAAACAAATTCCTATGGTAGTAGCCAATCCAGACTTTGTAACTGTTGAAGCTAGAGACTTGCGAGTCATGCCTG GTACATTGGCTGCCAAGTATGAGAAGCTTGGTGGTGAAGTGAAATGGATGGGCAAGCCAGATAAG ATAATCTATAAATCTGCTATGGAATTGGCTGGTGTTGATGCTTTTGATTCTATAGCTGTGGGTGATTCTCTTCACCATGATATCAAAGGTGCAAATGCTGTTGGGATCCGGTCAGCATTTATAACCGGTGGGATTCATGCAACTGAACTTGGAGTCAATAGTTTTGGAGAA GAAGCAACTTTATCTTCTGTGCAGGCCCTTGCATCCAAATATGATGCATACCCATCATTTGTCTTACCATCATTTACATGGTAG
- the LOC118038500 gene encoding uncharacterized protein, with the protein MIYSMNPARSRLINFSQLLDSSIKKNLKTMSLFLLTLLMLTSQHVSASSTDHQQADGGVLEVEALLKWRKSLSGQAQSLLSSWKPVPGSNMSPCTWSGIHCNDGGSVSTINLTNFQLKGTLDDFNFSSFHNLSCLDLQHNSLKGNIPPHISNLSKLTILNLGYNQFAGYIPRDIGTMMKLNVLSFSNNLLLGSIPATVENLSNLSVLNLANNRLSGSIPPELGRLKSLSELRLNLNDLTGAIPASIGDLIGLKVLSLYGNHLSGPLPPEINKLTNLTLFFLSNNSISGLLPEKICHGGMLEDFCASNNRFTGTIPEGLKNCTSLSRLRLDRNNLVGNISEDFGVYPNLDYIDLSYNNFHGQVSTNWGKCQRLTSLKISNCHVTGVIPPELGESAALHYLDLSSNKLEGRIPNELGKLKSLFNLTLSFNSLSGKIPPEIGSLPDLSYLDLAANNLSGTIPKQLGKCSKMLYLNLSNNSFHDGIPAEIGSLVSLQVLLDLSRNLLSGEIPWQLGNLIKLEVFVLSHNNFTGFIPSTMDQMQSLRIVDLSYNELEGPIPKSKAFQEAPPEAFTHNKGLCGNRPSLMNCPPSVNTTKDRKHLILLIVLPVSGASFFLTILIGFVCILRKEWRKSMRNKLIDSQQGNLFTVWSYDGKLVYEDINGATEGFNAKYCIGVGGHGSVYKAKLSTGQIVAVKKLHPLQYTRSDDLKTFESEIQALNKIRHRNIVKLHGFCLHAKQSFLVYEYLERGSLARILDNAEQATELDWSKRINIVKGVVNALCYMHHDCKPPIIHRDISSSNILLDRKYEARVSDFGTARLIKLDSSNWTGLAGTYGYIAPELAYTMKVTEKCDVYSFGVVALEIIMGHHPGELIGSLSTSSTSSERNPGSTTLLKDLLDKRLETPARELAVQVAIIIKLGFTCINANPKSRPTMPQVSQELSISRLDISSAPWHALTLGELVNLDLQVEEP; encoded by the exons ATGATTTATTCTATGAATCCTGCACGCTCAAGATTAATCAACTTTTCTCAACTTTTAGATTCTTCTATCAAGAAGAATCTTAAAACCATGTCGTTGTTTCTACTTACTTTGTTAATGCTTACTTCACAACATGTTTCTGCTTCAAGTACTGATCATCAACAAGCTGATGGAGGAGTGCTAGAAGTGGAGGCGTTACTCAAATGGAGAAAGAGCCTCAGTGGCCAAGCTCAATCTCTTCTCTCTTCATGGAAACCCGTTCCCGGATCAAACATGAGCCCATGCACTTGGTCTGGGATCCACTGCAATGATGGTGGAAGTGTCTCCACCATAAACCTCACCAATTTCCAGCTGAAAGGCACGCTTGATGACTTCAACTTCTCATCCTTCCATAATCTGTCTTGTCTTGATCTCCAACACAATTCCCTCAAAGGAAATATCCCTCCCCATATCAGTAATCtatccaagcttaccattctcAATCTGGGTTATAATCAATTCGCCGGATATATTCCTCGGGATATAGGAACTATGATGAAACTCAATGTCTTGAGCTTCTCAAACAATCTTCTTCTGGGTTCTATTCCTGCCACTGTTGAAAACTTATCCAATCTTTCAGTACTAAACCTTGCCAACAATCGACTATCCGGCTCAATCCCACCGGAGCTTGGAAGGTTGAAATCCCTCAGTGAGCTTCGCTTGAATTTAAATGACTTGACGGGTGCAATCCCTGCCTCTATAGGTGATCTCATAGGCCTCAAGGTTTTGTCTCTGTATGGAAACCACTTGTCTGGTCCACTACCTCCAGAGATCAACAAGCTTACCAATTTGACGTTGTTCTTTTTGTCAAACAATAGCATTTCTGGTTTGTTACCTGAAAAAATTTGTCATGGAGGCATGCTTGAAGATTTTTGTGCAAGTAACAATCGCTTTACGGGTACTATTCCTGAAGGTTTGAAGAACTGCACAAGCTTATCTAGACTTCGACTTGACAGGAACAACCTCGTTGGAAACATATCAGAAGACTTTGGTGTGTACCCAAATCTTGATTACATTGATTTGAGCTACAATAATTTTCATGGACAAGTATCAACAAATTGGGGAAAATGCCAGCGGCTCACAAGCTTGAAAATATCCAACTGTCATGTCACTGGTGTGATACCCCCAGAGCTCGGAGAGTCAGCAGCTCTGCACTATTTAGACCTTTCTTCAAATAAACTTGAAGGCAGAATACCAAACGAGCTAGGAAAGCTGAAGTCGTTGTTCAATCTAACTTTGAGTTTCAATAGTCTCTCAGGCAAGATTCCTCCTGAAATTGGATCGTTGCCTGATCTTTCCTATCTTGATCTAGCAGCAAACAATCTAAGTGGCACCATACCCAAACAACTTGGTAAATGCTCAAAGATGCTTTACTTAAATTTGAGCAACAACAGTTTTCATGATGGCATTCCTGCTGAAATCGGGAGTTTGGTGTCTCTGCAAGTTCTGCTAGATCTTAGTAGAAACTTGCTTTCTGGGGAAATTCCGTGGCAACTTGGGAATTTGATCAAATTGGAAGTTTTCGTACTCTCTCACAATAACTTCACAGGTTTCATTCCATCCACAATGGACCAGATGCAGAGTTTGAGAATAGTTGACCTATCCTACAATGAGTTGGAAGGTCCAATTCCTAAAAGCAAAGCCTTCCAAGAAGCACCACCAGAAGCATTTACACACAACAAAGGCTTGTGTGGCAACCGTCCTAGCTTGATGAATTGTCCTCCTTCCGTAAACACCACGAAAGACCGCAAGCATCTAATACTCCTGATCGTCCTTCCTGTTTCTGGAGCTTCATTCTTCTTGACCATTCTTATTGGTTTTGTCTGTATTCTAAGAAAAGAATGGAGGAAGAGCATGCGAAACAAGCTCATTGATTCACAGCAAGGAAATTTGTTTACGGTCTGGAGCTATGATGGGAAGCTAGTATATGAAGACATCAATGGAGCGACTGAGGGTTTTAACGCCAAGTACTGCATTGGAGTGGGAGGACATGGAAGTGTTTACAAAGCCAAACTGTCAACAGGTCAGATTGTAGCAGTGAAGAAGCTTCACCCATTGCAGTATACAAGATCGGACGATCTGAAGACATTTGAGAGTGAAATTCAAGCGTTGAATAAAATTCGACACAGAAACATTGTGAAGCTTCATGGTTTCTGCTTGCATGCCAAGCAATCATTTTTGGTTTATGAGTACTTGGAAAGGGGAAGCTTAGCTCGGATCCTGGATAATGCAGAACAGGCTACAGAGTTGGATTGGTCTAAGAGAATCAATATTGTCAAGGGGGTTGTGAATGCTCTTTGTTACATGCATCACGACTGCAAGCCGCCTATTATTCATCGTGACATATCTAGCAGCAACATATTGTTGGATCGCAAATATGAAGCTCGGGTGTCTGATTTTGGCACTGCTAGACTTATAAAGCTTGATTCTTCGAACTGGACAGGGCTTGCTGGCACTTACGGATACATTGCACCAG AGCTTGCTTACACGATGAAGGTCACTGAGAAATGCGATGTATATAGCTTCGGAGTTGTGGCACTGGAAATAATTATGGGGCATCATCCTGGTGAACTAATAGGTTCTCTTTCAACTTCGTCAACATCTTCGGAAAGGAATCCCGGGAGTACTACGTTGTTGAAAGATTTGTTGGACAAACGCCTAGAAACTCCTGCTCGTGAATTGGCTGTCCAAGTTGCCATAATTATCAAGCTCGGATTCACATGCATCAATGCAAATCCAAAATCTCGCCCCACGATGCCTCAGGTTTCTCAAGAGCTATCGATTTCAAGGCTTGATATCTCCTCCGCGCCATGGCACGCACTTACTTTAGGAGAGCTTGTGAATCTTGATTTGCAAGTAGAGGAACCGTGA
- the LOC118038502 gene encoding large ribosomal subunit protein uL18, with amino-acid sequence MAFAKSQKSRAYFKRYQVKFKRRRAGKTDYRARIRLINQDKNKYNTPKYRFVVRFTNKDIIAQITSASISGDIVLASAYAHELPRYGLEAGLTNYAAAYCTGLLLARRVLKMLEMDDEYEGNVEATGEDFSVEPADSRRPFRALLDVGLLRTTTGNRVFGALKGALDGGLDIPHSDKRFAGFAKDNKQLDAEVHRKYIYGGHVAAYMRTLMEDEPEKYQSHFSEYLKRGIDADGMEALYKKVHAAIRADPTAKKSEKQPPKEHKRYNLKKLTYEERKAKLVERLNALNSAADDEDDE; translated from the exons ATG GCCTTTGCCAAGTCGCAGAAAAGCAGGGCATACTTCAAGAGGTATCAAGTCAAGTTTAAGAGAAGGCGAG CTGGGAAGACTGACTACAGGGCTAGGATTCGCCTGATTAATCAGGACAAGAACAAGTACAATACGCCTAAGTACCGATTCGTTGTCCGATTT ACCAACAAGGATATTATTGCACAAATAACATCTGCAAGCATTTCTGGAGATATAGTCCTTGCTTCTGCTTATGCTCATGAGCTTCCTCGATATGGGCTTGAAGCTGGTCTTACAAACTATGCAGCAG CTTACTGCACTGGACTTCTCTTGGCTCGTCGTGTATTGAAAATGCTTGAGATGGATGATGAATATGAAGGAAATGTGGAG GCTACTGGAGAGGATTTCTCTGTTGAACCAGCTGATAGCAGGAGGCCATTCCGTGCCCTACTTGACGTTGGTCTGCTCAGAACCACTACTGGAAACCGTGTGTTTGGTGCACTTAAG GGAGCTTTAGATGGTGGTTTAGATATTCCCCACAGTGACAAGAGGTTTGCTGGCTTTGCAAAGGACAATAAGCAGCTTGATGCTGAAGTTCACCGCAAATATATTTATGGAGGCCATGTTGCTGCATACATGAGG ACATTGATGGAGGATGAACCTGAGAAATACCAATCCCACTTTAGTGAGTACCTCAAGAGAGGAATTGATGCTGATGGTATGGAGGCATTGTACAAGAAGGTTCATGCTGCCATTCGTGCTGATCCAACCGCAAAGAAATCAGAGAAGCAGCCACCCAAGGAGCACAAGAG GTACAACTTGAAGAAGCTAACCTATGAGGAAAGGAAAGCCAAGTTGGTTGAGCGATTGAATGCTCTCAACTCAGCTGCTgacgatgaagatgatgagtgA